The Quercus robur chromosome 3, dhQueRobu3.1, whole genome shotgun sequence DNA segment TAACTAATGCCAACAGATGATGTGGCACGACTTAGTGATGATTTGGAAATTGGAAACATATACAGacctttttgttcttttcactTTTCTGTGAATAGTTATTACTCTTCTACCTCATCTTCCTATCATTCTAGGTGGACTTCTGATTGGCAAATCATCATCTAAGTCATGTCAGGTCAGCTATTTAACATGACATGTCATCTATTGTATTTGTGAGGCAGATAGAAAAGCTTAATAGCAAAATGTTAGTCAGTAACTGGTttgcaaattttcaaatattagaGACGAAATTGGAACTTCTTGTAAACTGCAAGAGCTAAAATAGGTGTTTTCCCTAGTAGGAATTTTTCACTCGATAAACTTGAAGTATGCATTACTCAAAAAGAGAACTACTATTGCCTGAATAATTGTGCAGAAAATTTGAGAGTCCACAAATAAATGAGAACAAATATCAGTGAAATATGTACCAGGCGGCTATTTGCATCCAAATTTTCCACAACTCCTTTGCCAGCGAAAAAACCACGGCCAAGAGGACTGTATGGAACTATACCAATGCCAAGCTCCCTACATGAACAAAGGCATCAACAGAGCATTCTCATGCTTTTGGATAAGATAATTACATATAATGAAATCAAAGCTACACAAAAGGGAtacaacccaattaaattttcCTTATAGTAACAGTCTTTCAAAGAAGATAATTCTTTGAAAcctaaggggaaaaaaaaaaaaaaaaagagatactTAGGACTCATTGAATCTATTCCCTTAACTAATATTTACAGTCACAATGAGCAATGAACAAGCAGCTCTAAATTTGTAGCTCTAAATTTAACTCCCACATCTAGAACAAATGAACATGTGTAATCTTCTTATATGTGGAAGCACTCATGAgaccaaaattataaaaacatcaTCTGTGAACTGAATAAACCTGCAAAGTGGAATTATCTCCTCCTCGATATCACGACTCCAGAGAGACCACTCCATTTGTACAGCTGTGATGGGATGCACAGCATGTGCCCTCCTTATCGTGTCTGGGCTGGCTTCAGATAGACCAATATATTTGACTTTTCCTTCATCTACCAGTTTCTTAAGTTCACCAACCTATTCCAATAAGatgtattaaatcatatttgcagagaatttaataatttcaaattacaaaCAAACAAGCAAGAATTTTAAAATCACCCATTGCAGGCATCTAGTTGAAAGAGCAAGAGAATCACTTACAGTTTCTTCTATGGGTACTTTTGTGTCTACCCGATGCTGATAATACAGATCAATATATTGCACATCAAGACGCTGTAAGCTGACCTCACAGCTTGAGCGAACATACTCAGGGCTTCCATTCACTTGCATCTGAGGAAATCCTGATCTTTGGATGCCAAATTTGGTGgctatttgaattttctctctcGGCAACTGTTTCAAGGCCTGAAAGATATAAACTTCATTCGGTTAAATAGAACAGAACTTTAATGTGGTCCTTGACTATTAATCAATTCACTAACAGATAATATAGAAAGTAGTAACAAAATTTTCTCATCTGTGACCATCTTCAGATTTACTACCAGATAGGAACAAAAACATTTGACTTCTTGAGCTAGTAAAAGTAAATATTAGTGTCTTTTACCTTTCCAATAAGAATTTCATTAGAATGGGGTCCATAAGCATCAGATGTATCAAAGAAAGTGATTCCCTTACTGTAAGCATACTTTATTATTGAGACTCCATCCTCCTCGGAGAGAGGAGAATTATAGGCTCCAGTCAGGGACATACATCCAAACCCCAACTTTGAGACCTAGGGGAGAAAAAGAGTTCagaattacaaaaaattgagaaacaaaaatttaagaataaatgTAGTAGAATGATAATAGAGCATGTTGGAATATTCATGTGTGAGTATTGTGGTTAGTTAGGTTGTGAGTTTCCACATTGGATAATAATGACAAGAGTGAATGGTTCATATGACATTATTAGGCTCAAATTCATAGGCTGAAGCTTTTGGGTCAATTGATGTccctatatgttatattaactccTCAACTAGAATCTCCCCAAGTTGTTATGTCCCCAACAAAGCgcaacaaaatattttagtacAAAAACTATTCCTTAAAAACTTAGAACCTTTACATCTTGAACATTGGGAAAGATTAACCAGAGGATTTCATTGTTATAGGTTATTTATGCAGGTTCAACCTTATGTTGGGACTCTTGACAGAAGAAAGAAATGGGACTACTAAGGTTTAAAGACTCCATACTTTCTATCAACTTTAATTTCTCCAAAGCCTCCCACATGACAACATATGAAGCACAAGATTGAAGGACTTTAAAACATGCAAATCTTAAGTGCTGAAAATGGAA contains these protein-coding regions:
- the LOC126717384 gene encoding probable aldo-keto reductase 1, translated to MAEGNKVQIPRLKLGNQGLEVSKLGFGCMSLTGAYNSPLSEEDGVSIIKYAYSKGITFFDTSDAYGPHSNEILIGKALKQLPREKIQIATKFGIQRSGFPQMQVNGSPEYVRSSCEVSLQRLDVQYIDLYYQHRVDTKVPIEETVGELKKLVDEGKVKYIGLSEASPDTIRRAHAVHPITAVQMEWSLWSRDIEEEIIPLCRELGIGIVPYSPLGRGFFAGKGVVENLDANSRLALHPRFHGENLDKNKTIYSRIERLARKHQCTPAQLALAWVFRQGDDIAPIPGTTKIKNLDDNIGSLNVELTEDDLKEITDAVPIEEVAGGRSYQSMDHFLWKFANTPPQN